TCCAGGGAGGCATTTCCCTGTGGTACGTACTTCTGGTCATGAATCACAGAGATCTCCTGTCTtctgcctcttcccctcctctgtgctccttCTCCTTGTGGTCCCTACCTGTGACCCCCAGTCTGGTAACTCAAACTCTATCTTTCTCTATTCCAGCACTTATTGGCTGTAGTCAGTTTTATTTAACCACTCGTTTTAAACTGGGAAGCAAGGTTTATACAACAAAGGCTGGTGTACACGAGGATCCACTAGTCttagatcttggggtacagaatttagtgtttgaatacaagcagcaccagaccaacccccctAGGCAGcaatcctacctcagcctcccaagtatgaGCATAACAATTGCCCATCACCAACCCCAGCTGTTTACTTCTACCCTGAGGCACTGTCTGTAGGAATAAAGAACACAAAGCCATAAAGCAGGAACCAAGAAATAGGAAGCAGAATACTCACATCAATGGTTTTATCATTGAAGTACTTGATATATTCAGGACCCATGTACAGGGGGGGCTTACAGGTCATCAGGAACACTAAACgcagagaaaaaaatgtcaagagaTAAAAATATACAAGGTCTTTTACAGATTTACTTGCAAACTCACTCAGGAATTTCAGAATATGTGCACATATTCCTCTTAAAATCCTGTCTAAGAAAGCACCACCTTAGCTACACATATAATTCATTAGATGCAAGATAAGGATCGGAATCTGGTCCTCAAAAATCAAGCCTTTATCAAAGAACTTTACTATTTTGAATTATTACCTTATAGAACCTTAGCATAATAAAAGCCATTTTCTCACCTATGCAGAGTGTGAGGTATAGCAGGCCCATTCGAATATCCAATCGGAAGAAAAGAATTGCGTTGGCCACTTTGCTAAACATGAAGATGTTGCCCACATGTTGCTCCACAGTGACTGGAACACAgagataccacagtcaggctgGGCTGAAGCTCCCACTCTTTGCCCCCTTCCTGGGGTACTTTgaaatgggaacaggagggagaggataTACAAGGCCAAGGAGAAACTAGTCCCTGGCATGAAATGTGGAACTAGTTTACTAAATACAATGTTCCTCCAACAGCATGAAAGGGGAGCCTCAGCAGGGCATGAGTCCCAGTCCCCAGCCAGCGCACAGCAGGAACTTACTGGATCTGCGGTTCTTCATCATCACAATGGCACTGAGAAACATCAGGATCTCCACCTCTCTCTGGAAGACAACAAAGTGGTGAACAAGGCTGATGGGATAGGGGACAAAATATGAAATGCAAAACAAGAGATCCAGCTTGAGTTGGTAATAAAGACATAGCTGGAGCTGGCTGAGGGGCAGTGGTACCAACAAGTCAAGACTGAGGCTTAGGGTCTAACCTTGGCAAACGGCTAGGatcttttcctgcctcagcctctgattATTGGGATACATAACCATGTCCCACTTGTCTTTAacaagttagtgtgtgtgtgtgtgtgtgtgtgtgtgtgtgtgtgtgtgtgcacgctctcAGGCGTGTGCCACAGCATACGCGTGGAAATAAGACAACGTCTTGCAGGAGACAGTTCTCTCAaactcacagtgctcctcccacttcagcctctccagtgctgggctgCTTTTATCATCGGGTTGAGAAAGGATCTTGTTATACAGCTTAGGCCAGaatgtctttgcttttattttgtttggagaATCTTTCACGGGTCATGTTGGCACCCAACTCCCTATGCTGATTTACTTTAAGCCTGTGAcgctcttgcctccacctcccaaatggtGAAATCACAGTGTGTACTACCATGCTGTGCTTTTTACAATgacttattattatattattattacaaCTTCTTTTCAGGGAGTCTCAAATTTTTATGCTGTCTTCTGTCTTCAGGATACACACAGTGTGAGTCCACATGTAGTGGTGCACACGTGTGAACCCAGCGTCCTggaggactgaggcaggaggaacaccaAAACTTCAAACCTAGCTTGATCTAcaacatatcaagttccaggccaatgaggaCTACAGATGTAGTTCCACTGTTGCTGGCACAGCCTGAGGAGTTCCCCTAATCTCTTAGGAGCCCACTCAGGTCAAAGTAGGATTCATAGTTTCATTAAAGGAGAGTTTCACAACTAGCGAGTATAAAGagttgtgtgtatatttgttttgaaagaatatttttcGCTTCTGTGTAatacattaaatatgtattaGGAGTTTACCTGAATGTATATAACTGCACTGTGTGTTTAGTATTCTCAGAGACTAGAGGTCattgctggatcctctggaactggaatgatggatggttctgagctgccatgtgggtgctgggaacctcaTTCAAGTCCTCTAATACTAGTCAGtgcccttaatcactgagccatctcgtctctccagtccccagagttGAGGTCTTCTTAATTcaatgtttacatttattatttttatcacataCATGTGTGCTGGTATATGCAAGTGAGTGCAGGTGACTGaaagacccccctccccccaaaacctggagttacaggcagcccCAAGCCTCCTGATGTGGGCACTAAGAATCAAATATGGGTTATCAGAAATGAGTATGTGTGATTCCTCCTAACCTCCCCCAAGACAAGGTTCctttatgcagccctggctgttggAACtagtcctgtagaccaggctggcctcaaactcacagagacccacctgcctctgtctcccaaatgctgggattaaaggcactcaccaccactgcctggcctgaGTATGtattttaaccactgaaccatctttccattCCGAAGCTATTTTAATATAGTCTTAAGTGTGTGggttaagggagaaaaaaagagttcAGGAAGACTCAAAATCATAGgcacttcttcctttttttttttttttttttttggttctttttttcggagctggggaccgaacccagggccttgcgcttcctaggtaagcgctctaccactgagctaaatccccagcccccttattttttttttttttaaccatagtcATCTATACTATATTGGTGGGATTTGAAGCTGTTCTCTTCAGAGGGCCTAATGAAATCATAGGGCAAGTCTTAAGAGGCACCTGGCAGagttgtaatttataaagtaagaTTCCAGAGTACAGGAATAGAAATAAGTAGGGTATCTGGTGCTCTTttgttttgagttagggtctAACTATGTAGTCCTGATGGATCTAGAAAGCCCTATATAGATCAGGCTTACATCAATCTTACAGAAGTCCACCCGCCTTTGTCTCTAGAATGCTGGGTTAAAATGGTACAAAGCCCGGCAACAGTATTGTATCTTTAATGTAAACAAAGTTAATAATCTTGTTTGAGAGTCCCAGAACATGTGAGGCCTACCCAAGGTTATATTAATACCTTTAGTCCTGGTCATTGCTGTTGTAGCATAAATATCtgtatatgaaaaaaaatattagctCTATGTCCACAACCTTCACGGTAAATGTTAACTATTCTTAAATATTGCTTCTTAGATGGTTGATGGGCTTCCCCCCACCTCGTATTTTTGTAACCTTCCCTGTTTTCCTATCCCACCTCAGGAAGATAGTGCGCACAGTTGTTATGCCCAGAGCAGTCGATTTTTCCACCAAAGTCATTTATTTTGTTGAGTCAGTGACCTATGTCTGCCGGTCTATCAGAGAATTGATTAAGATTAGACAGCACTTAGTGAACGCTGTGTTACCTTGAAAAATCGCCTAACTACACTGTGATCACTTcgttaaaaattagaaaaatttaaatggtATTTCTACCACGGGCCTAGTCTTCGTCAGTGGCGCCCCAAGGAACTTGGAATCACAGAAGAATATTGTTCATCTGTGATGGAAACCCTGGAATCTGCTTCTCCATCTTTAACACGAAGGTAAGGAATAGATAACGGCCTAGGCTCTCCACTCAAGTGTGTAAGGTGGCTACAACTCGAAACCCGCCCTCACATCTTCACATGCACCTGCAGGGCAGGGATGGATGGTCAAGGTCGACAGCTACTAAGGCAGGGGGCGCTCACCCAGTCAAAGTCACACGGGTTGCCATCTTCGCGCTGCGTGGGGAGACCGTTGCAAATCGGCGGCAGCTTCCTCACGAGGAGGAAAGCAACGGAGAGCAGGGCAGACAGAAGGCAATAAGGTCTGGCCAGCCATCGAGAAAGCCGCGGCACCGAGTACACCAAGGCAATCAGAGGCGCTAGGACAGCCATCTTCCCTGCCTACACTCTTGCAGGCTCACTCCCGCTCCCCAAATCGTCGTCCTCCGCCCCCAACAGCAAGGCTTCTATTGGGCCAAATATCAGATGCAACGCCTCCAgacccggatgtagatctcttatTGGGTGCTATAATAGATCGGAAAATGAATTAGATAGTCTATTGGTCCTCATGGTTGTCGCTTTTCTACCTGAGTCATTTTATTGGCTATTAGTCTGTGAAACACTACCTGAACAATCTCTCAGGGCAAAGGAAGTAAGTTGCCGGAAGATGGTGGGCGGAGCTTAGCGTATCCAATGATGGGAAGCTGTTAAACCAAGAGGGTGGTACCTTGTGAAAGTGCTGTCCAATGAAAGTAATTAACGCCAGATCCCGGGTAACCAAGAGCGGCGAGTGCTATGGAGAACTTCACAGCCCTGTTCGGAGCTCAAACTGACCCCCCACCGCCACCAAGCGCACTAGGGTTCGGGCCTGGAAAGCCTCCGCcgccaccccctcctcctccggGAGGTGGTCCAGGCACGGCTCCACCTTCGACCGCGACCTCGGCCCCCGTGGGAGCCGATAAGTCGACGGCTGGAAGCGGTCCCTTCTACCTTATGCGGGAATTGCCAGGTGAGTAATGGGCCAAAAGTAGCCAATCAGATAATAGTTTAGGTGACCGTTGTGGCTAGCATCCTGCAGCGCAAGGTGTAAGATAACAGGGCTACGGGTGGCCAGTGGGCAACAGTGTCAGAAGCCCTTTGGCGATTCACAACTCTAAAAGATAACTTGATTTCCCGGGGTGGGTTTGGGTTGGGTGTGAATATCTGGGACTACCTCTAGCGAGAAGTTCTGTGATCCGGGTTCTCTAACCGCCGTTTGTGACTCTATGAAAACGAGCCATTGTTTGGAACTCGGGAGACCTGATTTAACGTTTCTGGAGACAGTAAGATTTTAGTTTAAAGTCTGTCACAAACTTGTTGGTTTATAGCAAGTTGCCTTCCTCGTCAGGGACTTGGAGATTAACCCGCTCAAAGAAAGGACTAGAATTGAATCAATTCTTACATTCATAAAGTTAGTTATTCGGGAAAATTgtggggggcgtggctcagtggtagaactcttGACTGCCACGCATAAGGCGCGTGTTCACAGAATCATCTCTGAGTAGGTAACATTCAAGAATAAACAAAGCCATCTGTCCTTGGACCGAGAGGAGATACTAAATAGAAGAAACTACATCAGGAGACCTGTTTTGGAGGGGAAGATGGGGGGTGTGTGCTTAGAATATCTGAGGGGCAGAAGACACATTGAATTCAAGGAAAGGAACAATTCCAGTACTGATGGAAAATAGGTAGAGGCCTTTATAAGGCAATGTAGGTTTAAAGTTCAAGTTGAAGTCAGTTTcaacatgggggggggggatgagctaatttagtgatttttttaaagatattcagCAGAAACATAAGAAGTGAAAATGGGATAATCAGAAATCAGTGTTCAAAAAAGAGAATGGTTTGGACCAGGTCTTAGCAGTAGAGAAGCAAATGAATACAGGATACATGATAAAGGTGAAGCCTACAGAAATAAAGAACTAAATATAAACGGACAGAGGAATTGTGGGTGTCCTGTACAAAGGTTATAGTAGTCTGAGAGTAGGAagttatggaaagaaaaaatttgaagagCTAAAAATCAAGAGGTGTTCTGGACATGTTAAATCTTAGGGAACTTGTGGTACTatataccagcactcaggaggtgaaggcagaaggttctggagttccagcccagcctagAGGAcatgagatcctgcttcaaaaaagaaaaaagttcagttATCCCAATTAGCTATTAGCACAGTAGTTTAAAGTTCACATCAGTGAGGTGTGTACAATATGTAGCCCTTTTAGATAGATAggtattatattttatagttgAGGACTGAAGCAGAAATGACTGTATGTGCTTTAATGATAGGTGTCTTCCAgaagttctcttttttccttattaTAGTTGttttgtctcactatgtagccctggcttgtctCAAATTCACTGTagacttggctggccttgaactcacagagatccacttaatCTCTGCCttcaggtatgtgccaccatgcccagcttcttccAGCAGTTTATCTTTTGCATTTCCTGTTCTgattattccatttatttataaatcagtTGATAAATACTGAATCTCCGAGGCAAACGCTGGGTATGGTGGGATTCTGAGAAGGGGAGATTATTAAGCCCGGTTTTTACGTAGCTTGTAGCTTACTTTTTGAGATCCATAATACATGGTTTAAGGATGGTGCTTGTATCTTTGTGGGTGTCTGTTTACTACTTTATAGTCATGCTTCACACAGGAAGCAGTGTTTAAAACTACCTGATGGTTTTCAAAATGTGTTAGCCAAAATGACAGTAATAATAAGATGTCATTTGAACTGAACTCTGAAGAATTTATATAGgcaaacaaaattagaaagttaTTTTCTCAAAGGAAATAGTGGTacagttttgttgctgttgttttctacCCAGAGGATACGTAGATCAATCTGGATACATTAGAAATTTTGCAGGAAGATTAGTAGTTGATTAGACTCCAAAGTTAAGTTGTAATAAAATTTGATTAGGAAGGCTAGGGATGTAGTTTAGTTGGAAGAGTACATGCTTAGCATGCATAAAGACCTCTATATTCATTCTCTATACTTGACAAACCAGGCTTGATGGTATActtctataatcccagcccttgggagatgtacacaggaagatcaggagtccaaggtcattgctggctacatgagaccttgccttGAAAAGGTCCATTGGAACTGTAAAGATGACTCTAAGGTCATGCAGTTAAGGACATTCGATGTTGTCCAAAGGACCAAGCTTGGTTCCCATAATCTATATGGGAGCCTCACAAttgtatgtaactccagctccagggatcccaACACCCTCtactgacctccataggcactcAAATAATATGTGGCATACAtccacacaacacaacacacacatacatgcacacacctgcacatgcatgcgcacacctgcacatgcatgcacacgcgcgcacgctcgcgcgcgcgcacacacacacacacacacacacacacacacacacacacacacacacacaccaaataggataaaaataaatctttcatgaTAAATcaagaggcaggttgatctctcagttcaaggctaacttggtctacctagtgagttccaagtcatcCAAGACTTTAGAGagagactctgtatcaaaaaaatttaaagtaaatttttaaaaaattattagacTGGAGTACCATGGGAATTTAAATAGAGGTTAAGCATCCCCATGCTTAAAATCACACTCAAGACCTTCCACAAACTACATAAGCACCTAAGCACCGTAccactgttttttgtttctaaaacTACAGAACATGAGTTCTCAGATTTGGAATAGAGGGGCCATAATGATATAAACAATATTTAGactttcaagaaaggaaaaaaaatgaatctgcATAGAATTGACATAGAAAGAGTTGGGAATTCAAAATTTGGTTTTTAGAATCATGCCCCcccttttttggatttttttatttacatttcaaatgttattccctttcccagtttcccatccataaaccccctatcccatccccctccccctgcttctatagggtgtttcccacccccacccctcctgcctccctgccctggcattcctctatactggggcatcgagcttgacaggaccaagggcttctcctcccattgatgccaacaaggccatcctctgctatatatgcagctgaagccatgggtctgtccatgagtagtctttggatggtggtttagtccctgggagctctggttggttggtattgttgttcttatagggttgcaaaccccttcagctcctttaatcctttctctaactcctccaatggggaccccgttctcaatccatggttggctgcaagcatctgcctatgtatttgtcgcgctgtggcagagcctgtcaggagacagctatatcaggctcctgtcagcatgcacttcttagcatcagcaatattgtctgggtttggtggctgtatggcTTAAAGAGGTTTATAAATCATTTTCAGAGAACCAACAATTCAAATAGAAGTTAAAtccctatttattttttagtgtttaggtgtatgaatgttttcctgcatgtgtgtatacgcactgtgtgtgcgcacgtgcctAGTATCCAAGGAGGTCAGAGAAGACATCAGATTTCCTCTAACTGGATTTGTATACGAATGCCTGTGAGCAGCCCAGCAGGTGTTGGGAAGGGAACCTGGGTCATCTGCTGAGCTGTCTATCTATC
The DNA window shown above is from Rattus rattus isolate New Zealand chromosome 5, Rrattus_CSIRO_v1, whole genome shotgun sequence and carries:
- the Tmx2 gene encoding thioredoxin-related transmembrane protein 2 isoform X2; the protein is MAVLAPLIALVYSVPRLSRWLARPYCLLSALLSVAFLLVRKLPPICNGLPTQREDGNPCDFDWREVEILMFLSAIVMMKNRRSITVEQHVGNIFMFSKVANAILFFRLDIRMGLLYLTLCIVFLMTCKPPLYMGPEYIKYFNDKTIDEELERDKRVTWIVEFFANWSNDCQSFAPIYADLSLKYNCSGLNFGKVDVGRYTDVQSEHITPHQTTPYPDPLPRWQGGNASATD